From Aliamphritea hakodatensis:
CATAAATATAAATTAGTTAAATAATAACTATCCGCTGTTGATGGTTAAATAATAACTGGTTAATATTTAACCGGGTTGCTTGTCTCTCAACACAACTCTATAGGCAACTGCATGGATGCACAAATGCCGGAACGATTTATTCAGCTTAAACAAGGTACTTACAGGGAGGTTAGTCCGTGATGGAACCGTTAACACCGTCGCAACAATCCGCTGCTCCGCTCACTCAAAAGCAGTTAATGGCGCTGTCTGCCTTTATCGGCGGGCTGGCAATGCTCAGCTTCAGCCTGAACCGGCGCGGGGCGCACACGGTCTTGCACAGCACCGGGAATACCGTGCGTTTACAGATATTAAAACCGCTGGAAGAAGGCAGGCCCTCGCTCGATCTGGCAGGTGATCCGGCGCTGCAGGAGGGCATACGCCTGAGGAACGGCGATACCTGTAAGAGTGCCGTGTATTTCGAAGGGGAACTTCACAGGAGTGCGCCGTATGCACAGGCGCAGGCAATGCTGCATGGCTGGAACGAGTACTTGCTCAGTGTCGAAAACAATCTTGACGCTTATCGCTGCAGGTAGGCAGGAATGAATGAGCAGATCAGGCTGTCAGATACTCTGTTCCTGTTTCAGTGATTTCGCCAGCTTATGATCAAAGCGATCAATGAATTTCTGTGCGCGCTTAATGGGGTTATGAAGGTACTGATCAGGCCCCAGCATTTTATGGGCATTTAAGGCGGCCGTATTCAGCAGGGGGAAGTCGACTTTGCTGATGGTTGCCTGCCACTCAGGAATGCGTTGGTGCCAGCCTTTTGTGTGATGGGTGATAAGCTGATCCAAAAAACTATATCCGTGGTAATCAAATGCCCGGGTCCCGTTGGTGACAAATACGTGATTGCCGGCGAGGCCTTCACCGGGAATGATTTTGACGGCATAGAAGCCGCTGTCCGGGAAGCGTTGCAGGTAGACGCCCGCCAGTATGTGGCAGGCGCCATGGCCAAAAAAGACCCGGTCCATCTGATTCCACCGGCGCACAGGGTCTTTCTTAATACCCGGTTTGGGAAAATACATTTGCTAACATCCTTATCTGGTTGGCTTACCCGGCAAGGGGAGGGCCGGGTAGAGCGTTAATTTTCTCAGTGTTAACAATTACAGGTTAAAAAGAAAGGCCTCATGCTAATAACGGCGTTAGCCGGATGCAGGTCTTAAACGTCTTTTGTATTCAGACAGTTACCCTGATGGTGCCTGTTATACCGGAATACCGGCAGGCTCTTTGCTTTGTAATGCTTCGTGCATCTGCTGAGTGGCGGCCTGTAGGGCTGTGGCTTGTTTTTCTGGCCCTTTCGCCAGCCCTTCAGCATAGATGAAGTGGATGTCGGTTATGCCAATAAAGCTGAGCATAAGCTTGAGGTACTGTGTTTGCACATCCGCAGGGGTACCGGCATATTCGCCGCCTCTGGCCATCATAATGTAGGCTTTTTTGTTCTGCAGCAGGCCTTCAACCCCGGTGGCCGTGTAGCGGAAGGTGACCCGCGCTCTGGCTACGTGATCGATCCAGGCTTTTAACGTTGAAGGAATGCCCAGGTTGTACATAGGCACGCCCAGCACAAGCACGTCAGCTTCCTGAAGCTCCCCGACCAGTGTGTCGGATAAACTCAGCGCATCTTTCTGCTTTGGCGATACCGCCGCTTCCGGATCGTGGAAGGTGGCAAATGTTTCGGCATTCAGGTGCGGCACCGGGCTGGCATTCAGATCTCTGACGGTGACTTCGGAGCCGGGATTGTGGTGCAGGTATGCCTCGCTGAATTCACTGGCCAGTTGGGTTGAATGAGAGGCCGAGCCATGCATGCCGCTGTTGATCTGTAGAAGTTTTTTCATTGGTTCTCCCCGG
This genomic window contains:
- a CDS encoding FMN-dependent NADH-azoreductase; its protein translation is MKKLLQINSGMHGSASHSTQLASEFSEAYLHHNPGSEVTVRDLNASPVPHLNAETFATFHDPEAAVSPKQKDALSLSDTLVGELQEADVLVLGVPMYNLGIPSTLKAWIDHVARARVTFRYTATGVEGLLQNKKAYIMMARGGEYAGTPADVQTQYLKLMLSFIGITDIHFIYAEGLAKGPEKQATALQAATQQMHEALQSKEPAGIPV